The genomic DNA ttttatatcctccctataataaaatattataggaagttccaattgtgcaagattttttcctttttttttaaatttatacataagatgtttactgtatgcaagggaaccgtggcaagatttattactaaaaaataaacctggggatgaaagtaactagtaacttttacttttgagtaatatttaattgagctatttttCACTTGGCCTAGAGTATgatatatgacttacttgtacttgtacttgagtacaatttgatCAAGTAActatacttctacttgagtagcatatatcagtactctttacacctctgatacATTTACAGAGCAGTTAAGTAGACAAATGaatcttcattttcattaggTTCATAATAGTATTTCACATGCCATGATGACATGTGAGGctctgcctaccctgactgcatgtcactgcATGGGGGACACAACTGTAAGCCCTTTCCAAATCCAAACAGCACATGTTTACTGCTTAGGCCAACTCCTGCACGCTCATGGTGGTAAAGAAGTTTCATGACtaggacaaaaaacaacattctcCTCATCAATCCGAGGTTTGATTATTGACTGGACTTTCCTCTTCAGCACCCTGGTGAAGTCTACATATGAAAGTGATGTcaaattattttgaattttatccaatctaacctaaattcataaatggaatgtgtgtgtgtgtgtttgcaggcaGAGAAAATCAGTGGGTGGTGGGTCAGAGAACAGCTCAAATGTAGACTTAACTAATCAACCCAGAGTGAGGATCACAAGGCAGTTTCCAGTGTTTTGAGGTCAAAATAAACAACAGGAATAAAAGGAGTTCCCCAGACTGCTGCCACTGACTTTACGTCAGTTGATCCCATACCTGAGGTTCAAATGTGCTACACTGACGTATGTTCATAATAAAGCctcagagaaaaataaaacaatgcttgtgtttctttgtggcACAAGACACTGGAAACATGCAAGACTGTTTTTGAACTGAGGAATGAAACCTGagagtttacacacacacacacacacacacacacacacacacacacacacacacacacacacacacacacacacacacacacacacacacacagtaagacTTGTTTTCAGGCAAAGGAAAGACCAAttgttaattttacatttttaatgaaacctacaataaaatatttacaaaagaaGAGAGGCAGTAGAATATAGTTTCTTATTGACATGTTGTGTTTGTGGCCAGAAGCTAAACATATTTACATATCAGTGCATCGATGCTTCACAGCTGAAAAAGACAAATGACCATTGATGAGATTGTTTATACTTAATCCGGACGTCACACATCTGTCTCCTTGGACATCATCTTCGTCGCTTCAGGTTCATTATTAAAGCGATGTCTTTGGCGCCCTGAAAATAACAGATGATGGTTGTtaagaaaaagacaacagaatgaaaacacacataaagacTGTGATTTCTCAAAGATACAAATGAGTTAAACACTGATACAGTAGCTTCCCCTTCATTCACTCCTGTTCTCTTCTCTTCTTATCTCATCAAACAATGTGCATTTCATGTCTTGTAACCTTCAGTTTGTCAATCACTTCACAATGATGTGATGAACAGTTTGATGGCCACAGAGATGACCCAttcttttcacaataaaaatcaCCAGAAAAAGCTGTCAATATCCGgaaacaatacatttaaaagaaatcaGCTGTTCTTTATTCTTCCCCCTGTTTGGCACAATGCATTTTCCTTTTGTACTGCGTAGTCATGACGACTTTATTTGCTGAGTATCAAGTAACAATAGGTTATTTCATTCTTCAATGGATGAGgtcatttttttagatttctcGCTGCTCCCACATACATGATTGGAAAGTAGCTCTCATTATAAAACCGAGCTGgctgaaaatatagaataaaactcaaccacGAAAGACTGACTCCCTCCAGGATTGCAGTCACACATTTccattttgaacatttaatgtatgagtggccAAAGTGCTGAAACAATTGCCTTTCCAGAGTTTAGGGAGTGTCCTTTATaggattttttttaccattccTTCAGACATGTACTGTAAGCATAGGACACCTATGTCagactcatggcccgggggccaaatccggccctttggagcatccaatttggcccacgggagaaaataaaaatgacagagaaaacatgaatcattgtgtaaatgaaactcaacaatatttacaggttctcacagttttcccggtgcttatatcgcatgattgcagtcatttttaatgtcaaaatgttgaaaaaaactcaaaattcttacgaAACCttaaattttcttcaaattattacatgtttcccttatttaaaaagaattttgTCACAAAACTACTAAAATGAGCTTGACACGCCTGGTATAGGAACTAACTGGTGTTAGACATGAAGGGCTAGCTTGCACACAACTATAAAATCGAAACCTGTTCATTCAATGGAGTTTTAGTGATAGTGAGCTGTCGtgaaagaactggaaaactgttTACGCTAAGTTGGGgtaataaattgttaaaaaaaaaaaaaaaatgctaaaaaagcTTTAAGGATTCATCAGAGTCGAGATATTTAAACCTACGAGAGATTCTGTGTATCAAGTCGAATTCAACTTCAGCTTTGGGGGCACTGTCACAGAAGGCTGATACAGTAATAAAGTCCAAAGTTTGAATTACTAATTTTTTAGTACAAAACACAATTTCCAACAGCCTCACCTTTCAGGTCAATTATCACACTGGCTTTATGTGTGAATGTGTAAATACCTCCTTGTCGAAATatgatttttgtaaaattaccaaattaaaaaagtaacaaataaaACCTAAACAAAGTAATCAATGTGTTCACCTCTTTCTGATTTCTGGAAttccttcttctttcttttactGATCCGGTCCAGGTGGATCTGATAAGCCACCCCAGTGATCACCATGATGCCCACCACTACACAGAGACCCGTGCTGAACATCCACATGGCGTCTGAAGCCCGAGTCACCACAGGACCTCCTGGTGCACCGTCTGGATCAGAAGCAGAGAAACAAAGCCTGTAAGGCTGCAAAGCTCTCACACGTCATTGTTCCCTGTATATACACGTTGGATGGTCGTCTCTATCTTTACGCAGACACATTCACTAACTTAGTTTTATCTACAAGGCAATTCTTGGTTTGCTGCCTCCCTGCTTTTGTAGTCATGTGACCCAGAAACCCAGAAATAACTACAGTCTGctatgaaaacttttttttactcacGATTACGACCGTCAGTCCTGAACTGGACAAAAAGCCTCCATGTATTCTGCTCCATGTTCATGGAATGCTGTACAGAAAGATTATAAACTCACAGTGTTGGTCTCACTGGGAGAGTTTAGGACCCTGGAAACAAAAACttcattttgttcttgtttttgctaatttatttttaactatttgGTGGCTTTTATAGTTTTATCTTTCACAAGCTCTTACTCTGTGACTCTTTGTGTACTTGTCTTCTGTGCTATTTATTTGCTTTAAGaacattttagtattattttcacacagtaaacttgttttatttaccaCTGCCTGGACACACTTGTaagagattattaatctcaatgtggttctcctgactaaataaaggctaatgAAGTATGTTTGATGCATTGCTCATTTTCAGCAGTGAGTGACTCACAGATGGTGGATGTGAAGGTTTCGTTCATTGGAAGGTTCTGGATGATGCAGGACACGCTGGCCTCTTTGGAGATGTTAACCGTCATGTGGCTGGTGATGTTGTAGAGGTTGGAGTCTGGGAGCTGCTGTTTCTGGGTCCTCACTGATCCATCCGGGGGCTCATCTGTGTCATTAATGATCCAGTACACTCGAGGCTCAGGGTAACCACCACTGGACTGGCAGAGGAAGACTGGCAACTCCCCCTGCTCACCTTCTTCCCTGTGGAGCTGTGGAGAGCTGAAACTAGCTGCAGACAGGCATTGGGgacacacataaataaataagcacCTGTAAATACTCCTCAAGACTGTTATACTCAGTTTGAACTAACCTGCTATCCTGAGACACACCGTGCACAAAGGGTCAGTCTGATTCTGTTCAGAGGGAATGAAAAAAGTATATgacatgttgtcattttcagGGGAAACTTCCAGCAACTCCAGGGAGAAGTTTCCAGTTTGTGCAGCATGGTCAGAAAGCTTGGCTAAGGCGTATCCCCACATCTCCATATGCTCGTCGCCTTGCCACACTGATCTCAGCACCACTTCATCATTCCTCTTCCATTCAGCTGAACGATTCCCCAATGTGAGAAACTCAGGGTGAAAGCAGGGAAGTAACACTGGGCGTCCCACAATGCCAAGAACACAGTCCtcatctgcacacacacaggagacATACACACTTGTAAAACACTGATAGGCAGGTTTTTATATGCAGAGATGATACATTGGTGATCATATACCAGAAGTGAAGCACGGACACAGAAGGCTGAGGCCTGTGAGCCCTGTGAGCCACAGAGCCAGAGGCTGAAGGCGCATTAGTCCCAACCCAAACAAAGTCCTTCCAACGGTGGATCTGCTTTTTGGAATAGAAACCAGTTTTCCCACATCCATGCCTCTGTCAGGCCTGTGTCCTCGAACCTTTGCTTCCTTGTTCTCCACCCCGCTCCAAGACATTATGCACAGCTTCCCTCACTCTCAGGTTCATCCCTAGTCATGCTGAGGCTTGTCGTGCCATACCTTCACTCACTGAATCATCTCGTTTTTGAAAGGATGTCCTCAGAAAGCAAAGTCACCAGAACTCCTGCAGACAGAAACCTATTTTATAGTAGAAACAGAGAAAAGGTGGCAATGTCTGTCAGCTAAGATCCGGTTAGAGGCATTATTGTGCAGGCACTGGCCCAACCTGCCTGActtctttcacacacacacacacacacacacacagagacacacccACTGTGACGTAAGATGATGGCACCTAGCACCAACTCATAATTAGACATACAGCGGAAAACCACGGGGCAGGCTTGAAACTGGTGATGCTGAAATCTTAAGTCTTTACTTTTACGCATGACGCACACATCACTGCTCCAGATTTTACCCTGATGTTGCCTTAAGAACTGCTACCAAAAAGGAAGAGTTTGTCTTATCTTGAACTCTTAAGAACTTAgcctttcatccatccatctcttaGATGGTGTTTACCAAGGATAGGGTGCCAGTCCAGAAAACACaaccaatatcaatatttagttaactggattttaaatttttattatccATTTATGTTGCTGCTCTTATAatgtatatgcacccatgttttattattctattttgatcttgcacttgtattttcaccacagctctgtacagcacttagtgattttatctgcaaaaagcgctttaaaGATAAATTACTTACTAATATATTTGTACAGATATAGACATTTTTTaggtatttaaaataaagaacaaggttttatacattttataaaacatattaaTCAAACTGACAATTAGTGGTATCTTCTTCATGTTCAAATTCTTGTTAGTAAACTCTTATTTATACGGGTGTATGATCGACCAATTATACCAAACAGGTTCCTCATTGTCAACAATTTTACATGTAAGTTAAAACTCTGTCATTAACTGGAACTGTGTGAAAGGCTTCAAACTGGGTGACAAACAAAGCTGCTACAAAAACAGTAGCACATCATGGAAAGATAGCACAGCAACAAGATACAAGGTAGTTATACTGCAGCTACACGTTTTCTCACAAAGACATGACTGGATGTAGCACAATCAGCTCCTTAGAcacattgagctgtagatggttctgttcactccatgtgacaaagTTGTCCACAGCAGCCTTGTACTCCACCTTATCAccctccctgatacatccaaTCACTGCTGATAATCCAGTAGGTGGGTGATGGTGTACTCAACTCTAAGCTTGGGCTGGTAGTCAAACTGCAGCAGGTCCAGGTTCCGTCTGACCGATGTCTGGAGCTGCTCCAGGATCTTTATGATGTGGGTCTGTGGAACCACTACAGACTCAGGCTCATGTTGAAGACAAGCTGCAGTTTCCACAGAACTTAGTGACACAAGGTGTTTGCACTTTAGAGATGAAACCATCAGGGCCAGTAGCTTTACCAGTGTGGAGCCTCACCAGTGATGTTCACTGTGGGGTAGTGTGCATTGTAGGGTGAGGGGTTTGGTCACTTGTTAATAAGGAGGAGGGGtgaaaatggtccaaaaggAGCTTGAAAGGCTAAGACGGAGTTGTGTTGATGGGGGTGACAGCAGGGGGTCCAAAGATTCAAATGTGTTGAGTTCATATTGAGACTTTACCAAAGAAAACGACCTCAGCAGGAACGtgaggttagttttaccctactgatgatgtggtgttgcaataaatacattcatttcatttggtttttagcacacataaaaaacaacatttacgGTGCAAGGAGGGAACGAAGCCCAATGGGCTTGTACaagagctccaccccttttaataaacacaaacaataaaggCTGAAAAACACTATGAAGatcatgaggaaaaaatacacaattaatcTTTGATATAAGTGGAAaattaatatataaacaaacttcataaatattaataccaaaagacaaatgaaaatattgaacaaaatatGAATTGAAGATcaaaaaagaatcaaaaagGAAACACAAGAAGTAAATTGATGTAATGTAGAAAGATTCATAAATAGATGTTTTTTAAGTACCTGTTATACAGTGTTTCCTTAGATCCACAATTTAAACTGTTACTTTACAGAAGTTACGTTATTAGTCATATTCAGCAGCGGCTGACAACACCCCCCACCACctcaacataaaaacaacaaaacggtTTTGCCAAGTAACTAAGTTGCTAACATCTATGCTCACCAATCTTTCTGAAACTACAAGCTACTTCAAGTTCTAAGGTACTGAAAAGTCCTAAaagctagtgttgtgttcaagaccgcactatccgagaccaagacttgcccgagaccagaatgcaccgagaccaagacaagaccaagactttcgggagccgagaccgagtcaagaccaagaccgagacaaaccgagaccaagaccaagaccaagaccataaacatattttttttcaatataaaaaaataaataaataaataaaattatgacaaggttcaacagttaaataacatctctctttaattttagtttattttaaatacatttgacggacaaaaagggtgcctgcaaaaaattaactaaaatattaaaactactactgctactgatacattcacaattattctacatatttgaaaacaagatttttatgtcagctgaatgtacagcaagtgtttaaaagcatttctgccaagaataatgattctttattctgattctttcagttgttcaggtttaacaggtcacagatttcacaagataattttttagtttgaaaaagcctttacacaggttatttttattaattcacttagttgatatagtttaatttggttgctgtaatataactggatattcaattcacaaagatttccaactgtaactgtaaaagtgaaactttctgaaataaaactaaaaacaagttgtcagcagtgtaaaaaacatagagctacaggtagatgtgaaactaaataaaacaaactcaaaccctggaaaagtcatgtaacaaattaatcaatagtattatatatatatatatatatatagattatagatatatatatatatatatatatatatatatatatatatatatatatatatatatatatatattattattctggatacagtggaaacagaaaactataaaaaataattatattttgaacctgtttatattgtggggaacatattatatacatacatgtaattggagtctaaagtcacaaaaaaaccaccactttaaaaatatttaatattatttgcgtgcaactctgcggcgatgacgcgctggtgacgacataaaccaagatggcggcggcccggactacagccgacattatgtaataaagccttaaaagacatggatataatgaaaagagtggatggacagatgcataaacatgcagactttcacacggacacacacggacttattaaacacacacaaacttattaaacacacacggacttattaaacacacacaaacttattaaacacacacggacttattaaacacacacagacctcagtaaacacggtaaacggaacaggcttcaccgctcggctggcactaggacccagaggcagagtaagtgcgtcccctatccagccttcacaggctgtaatatcatcagtttatcattttaccagttgttagagctactgtctttaccagggagataatatttattactggtgattgttttcaggagttttactgggatgatttttaccggtgattagttcatttctcccttgcgctccgcggtccaaactgacaccggagccacacagtat from Gouania willdenowi chromosome 4, fGouWil2.1, whole genome shotgun sequence includes the following:
- the LOC114462492 gene encoding ICOS ligand-like, producing MSWSGVENKEAKVRGHRPDRGMDVGKLVSIPKSRSTVGRTLFGLGLMRLQPLALWLTGLTGLSLLCPCFTSDEDCVLGIVGRPVLLPCFHPEFLTLGNRSAEWKRNDEVVLRSVWQGDEHMEMWGYALAKLSDHAAQTGNFSLELLEVSPENDNMSYTFFIPSEQNQTDPLCTVCLRIAASFSSPQLHREEGEQGELPVFLCQSSGGYPEPRVYWIINDTDEPPDGSVRTQKQQLPDSNLYNITSHMTVNISKEASVSCIIQNLPMNETFTSTIYGAPGGPVVTRASDAMWMFSTGLCVVVGIMVITGVAYQIHLDRISKRKKKEFQKSERGRQRHRFNNEPEATKMMSKETDV